A single genomic interval of Vanessa atalanta chromosome 12, ilVanAtal1.2, whole genome shotgun sequence harbors:
- the LOC125067620 gene encoding synaptic vesicle glycoprotein 2B-like encodes MIETDPGPKKPHNCDVKTEHQINGPSSKNIDLGVVPSLKTPAKLDPEKCPNSEKADFERAIELTGYGRFHYLLLAVCGLVSTSEEMDVISMSFILPSAQCDLDLTTQTKGWLNSIIFIGMMVGAYAWGSVADSLGRKRVLIAISIINALAIVASSFSQNYELFMFFRFMNGAALGGSGPVIWSYFAEFQPKKKRGAMLSFMAAFWTLGNLFVAGLAWVIIPSEIGGVTGGFVYNSWRIFLLVMSLPSFLVAALLFLLPESPKFLISTGRHEEALEVFRGIYMMNTGRDKDQYPVKQILVDEPLHTKPEKQIEAKEPKSKMRRMMSDIVEHSKQLFVPPILKFTTISITINFTFHIGYYGLMMWFPEMFNRFDEWSRTHDNAEADICQVTAYVTQFGTHSAEARCDSHIHSDVFMESLITVAAAIPSNIFAVLGMDRLGRKFFLVFATFSAGLCSAAMYFVYNKTNNLIVSAIFSSVISCGNASLDCLITEVFPTNLRATGVAVSMVAARLGGIIGNVVIAALLDQYCPAPTFIVAVLLAGGGLMCLFLPNTTRQALQ; translated from the exons ATGATAGAAACTGACCCTGGGCCTAAGAAACCTCACA ATTGTGATGTAAAAACTGAACACCAAATAAACGGACCAAGTTCCAAAAATATTGATCTTG GCGTCGTGCCATCGCTGAAAACACCGGCAAAGCTCGACCCAGAAAAGTGCCCGAACTCGGAAAAAGCTGACTTCGAACGGGCAATCGAACTCACTG gctATGGACGCTTTCACTACTTGTTGCTTGCCGTGTGCGGTCTCGTCAGCACTTCAGAGGAGATGGACGTCATCTCCATGTCCTTTATCCTACCTTCTGCGCAGTGCGACTTAGATCTTACCACACAGAccaaa GGATGGCTCAACAGCATAATCTTTATCGGGATGATGGTGGGCGCATACGCGTGGGGCTCGGTAGCGGACTCGTTGGGACGCAAACGCGTTTTAATCGCCATTTCCATCATCAACGCACTGGCCATAGTCGCGTCCTCATTCAGTCAAAACTATGAACTCTTTATGTTTTTCCGTTTTATGAATGGCGCCGC TTTGGGAGGTTCAGGTCCAGTTATCTGGTCCTACTTTGCAGAGTTTCAGCCAAAAAAGAAACGAGGTGCGATGTTGAGTTTCATGGCAGCTTTTTGGACTCTGGGAAATTTGTTTGTAGCTGGCCTCGCTTGGGTCATTATTCCAAGTG AGATCGGGGGCGTGACAGGTGGTTTCGTCTACAATTCTTGGCGTATCTTCCTACTGGTCATGTCACTTCCTTCCTTTTTGGTAGCTGCTTTGTTGTTTCTTCTACCAGAGTCCCCAAAGTTCCTCATATCAACTGGACGTCACGAAGAAGCCTTAGAAGTATTTCGTGGTATTTACATGATGAATACCGGCCGGGATAAAGATCAATACCCAGTCAAACAAATTTTGGTAGACGAACCTTTACACACCAAACCAGAGAAACAAATTGAAGCGAAAGAGCCTAAGTCCAAAATGAGAAGAATGATGAGTGATATCGTGGAACACAGTAAACAGCTGTTCGTTCCACCAATACTGAAATTTACTACGATCTCTATAACAATAAACTTTACATTCCATATAGG ttacTACGGTCTCATGATGTGGTTCCCTGAAATGTTCAACCGTTTTGACGAGTGGTCGCGGACGCACGACAACGCTGAAGCGGATATCTGCCAAGTGACGGCCTACGTCACTCAGTTCGGCACGCACTCGGCGGAGGCGCGCTGTGACTCGCACATACACTCGGATGTCTTTATGGAGTCACTTATTACTGTGGCTGCTGCCATTCCATCAAACATATTCGCGGTACTTGGGATGGACAGGCTGGGCAGAAAATTCTTCTTAG tGTTCGCAACATTTTCGGCGGGTCTCTGCTCGGCGGCAATGTACTTTGTGTACAACAAGACTAATAACCTTATCGTGAGCGCCATCTTCAGCTCCGTCATCTCTTGTGGAAACGCCTCCCTTGACTGCCTCATCACTGAAGTCTTCCCTACCAACTTACg TGCAACGGGAGTAGCTGTATCTATGGTAGCAGCCCGTCTCGGTGGTATCATCGGCAACGTAGTCATCGCTGCGCTGCTGGACCAGTACTGCCCCGCACCGACGTTCATCGTCGCCGTGCTGCTCGCCGGCGGCGGCCTGATGTGTCTCTTCTTACCCAACACTACGAGACAAGCTTTGCaataa
- the LOC125067879 gene encoding uncharacterized protein LOC125067879, whose product MSEQTEINYLDGDIVWVKLGSCWWPGEVVGSEKLPPDVLPSFRKPPIAVVKFFQEDTYEYVKSLSSIFKYNCSRKNEFINKGLYMYRTKHGHMEKFPEDVIRAETAVGGDIKILTRDEFQETKKESYAGLFGEPSKKSPGSIKKGKSGRGRPPDSSKLSTPMRKFKEKTNYKVHILLQGSKTPVQTNENASTPSTSRAGSEPLEVTEKTEENKNEQTEKQQPVSTFNTPTMSSSGIYACHACQFTTTRLNVLILHNKSHSVTFSSYTPSPVRKKNTKQPNSTPLASKTHKQKKPRQEAKPEKVSKKSPSNKRAAESDSTPDVKKLKTDEEIKSSLLADWDDGDDDSTDESAMVTAGSPEVPIAAESPAVPTPAELPSAQVPVEVVLPIEKKSDDVSGSEKPESSSDSKYEFCEDEDWPIEADIGRKIPRVKNPSKRKGDTKSVSVDEDEMAREVAELLNKTTLPELPSAPEPLKVEENFPEPSIVKSPDKIQENLQEQNVHEKKNLNDPLPPKTIFKTKTFFRSRHSRSQDAIGKYVAEQLNAAERMDIIDNEMNGAEVISSPEIRISPSVDNVKVARLAPKIQLKKMKAEAAQLRELEKFNVDKSKDDLITTFNLTDFSENVTGNVTERNVEILNSENDTKSDVNCTSKHDENNDKDSINSDLDSINEIDKTEEKIIDHNTIEDLKKEINNDKKDTLLVTISESSNKKDIEPIIKFPDSNLQKPYEPFMNESTASAVDALLSVSREADRVTKVISDDPPEDLFEDDIKDNNISNNVNGYNEIDYKGDKIDEQHEELHKSSNIEDKNRRTENITIETQQEIVGKVSKNVQDEVDISEPSNSKSVEIEKNTTNEVKISELLSNHDCNLEVESNETSDTFPIENTPSESDLQVAEALINLPTTTLNKVPIKSHNEDGTLDTSLKDSPIHNKEELNLQKDDTVAIADISNSANIVVPPAVLIASNNENINSRFETEQEKCENLNAAQSLVQMSETIDHNIKIPDIDLPKKVSVKVNEDELKVSSLDVEQNNSTNDCKLDLVTARKTPELENNSSKLLRILEEPCLPKLTTAKKTITKQIIVPGKEKNLNFDVGKSPIKSKPESPKQKIIIRRTTPNKNLLNNITEVTTPDKIILSRSNKTTQDGSSVQTYTIQTTTDSQTVGDTNTIIIQPKIRKITKPVSKLQKIKPHQNSLVSENKTVQITKSKEEALFDINSMPIVISDDILTPENIEKMPIVMSDGNIITNSSNPPKLVKTKPTVVENEKHPISTVTPKAEIKTLLMNPNNEVTKVTTPNILSKSSKLRGAKPMLVIDKTTGKQKIIMTKSEPTIKEIKQPQTLIQPAPQNTPKTEKFIILPTPSSPRPSRTQKIVIDPQTGKAHVLVGKGPDTPTTIAENKPVSAKLVPSISGANTPGNTVMIITNAEGAQSRIVLTPEHEKILFPNKQPNLSQLKTFTHRITSNSGSVQKSLVSTGASTKTQTRIVPKQKSAIITSKGQLIVGGRIATTSQNIAPLPEIRPAPKRILSTEPKKLVQAIQKNSSEPLIFLKQKSGAVMQLTAAQFEHLQRTGQIIQKTPTPPQENKIIVQKSITISPTETVVPTLQKQRVRKQISESPTPSKKIKHEIAIAPAPISTMPALAPFSNTTAPPQVPNVSSTTNNASASTFSDLDNFEELLPSTAIARQESLLAQPELSAQPSPAPLSDGQLLAVPGEHFGGPTGSFYLCVEENGTFTVIDNRPLVLENSQLVPMAEPLPVIAPQPERRDILEAALANSDVFHAETTRDDAPDFRDLNANVSVHCRVSETSTTLHQPIMTPVEVPTKGDSEPTVPSNLEDGLAVIGVTPQTVPTSLELPITVTDPRIAPKTTDPLSNNNYGTSLLTSPNTEMTFTTTEDTDVHVVGPISMPLLTDEEAGGKSMPILTDDVADRTVSSVESTIGSPSSIDVRESENEDSGQWSRRLLTPCSDTSETSAEIPLQPNMQLSVSDLSENS is encoded by the exons ATGAGTGAACAGACTGAAATTAACTATTTAGACGGAGATATAGTATGGGTGAAGCTGGGCTCATGCTGGTGGCCGGGAGAAGTAGTGGGCTCTGAGAAGCTACCACCCGATGTTCTGCCATCATTTCGAAAGCCACCTATTGCAGTTGTCAAGTTCTTCCAAGAAGATACATA tgaATATGTGAAAAGTCTAagcagtatttttaaatataactgcaGTCGCAAAAATGAATTCATCAATAAAGGATTAT ATATGTATAGGACAAAACATGGACATATGGAGAAGTTCCCAGAAGATGTAATACGAGCTGAAACCGCCGTAGGTGGGGACATAAAAATTCTCACACGAGATGAGTTTcaagaaacaaaaaaagaaagttaTGCAGGTCTCTTTGGGGAGCCATCAAAGAAATCACCTGGCTCTATTAAAAAAG GTAAAAGTGGAAGGGGAAGGCCTCCAGATTCATCTAAACTTTCTACACCTATGAGAAAG tttaaagaaaaaacaaactacAAGGTACATATCTTGCTTCAAGGGTCAAAAACTCCTGTTCAAACTAATGAGAATGCTTCAACGCCTTCCACTAGTCGAGCTGGCTCTGAACCTTTAGAGGTGACTGAAAAAactgaagaaaataaaaatgaacagaCTGAAAAACAACAGCCAGTTTCCACATTCAATACACCAACAATGTCTAGTTCTGGGATATATGCTTGTCATGCATGTCAATTTACAACAACTCgtctaaatgttttaattttacataacaaaAGTCATAGTGTTACATTTTCTTCATATACACCATCTCCAGTtagaaagaaaaatacaaaacaaccTAATTCTACACCTCTTGCGAGCAaaacacataaacaaaaaaagccACGGCAAGAGGCAAAACCAGAAAAAGTATCGAAAAAATCCCCTAGTAATAAGCGAGCTGCAGAATCGGACTCTACTCCTgatgtaaaaaaacttaaaactgatGAGGAAATTAAGAGCAGTCTTTTAGCTGATTgggatgatggtgatgatgattcCACAGATGAATCTGCTATGGTAACAGCAGGATCTCCAGAAGTTCCCATAGCAGCAGAATCTCCAGCAGTACCAACACCAGCAGAATTACCAAGTGCTCAAGTCCCTGTAGAAGTAGTGTTACCAATCGAGAAAAAGTCTGATGATGTATCTGGATCAGAGAAGCCAGAATCATCAAGTGATTCAAAATATGAGTTCTGTGAGGATGAAGACTGGCCAATCGAAGCCGATATCGGCAGAAAAATACCTCGTGTAAAAAACCCATCAAAACGAAAGGGGGACACTAAAAGCGTTAGTGTTGATGAAGATGAAATGGCAAGAGAAGTTGCtgaattacttaataaaactacTCTTCCTGAGCTACCATCGGCTCCTGAGCCTTTAAAAGTCGAGGAAAATTTTCCGGAACCTTCGATCGTCAAGTCCCCAGATAAAATACAAGAGAATTTACAAGAACAAAATgtacacgaaaaaaaaaatttaaatgatccaTTACCtccaaaaacaatatttaaaacgaagACTTTTTTTCGGAGTCGTCACTCTAGAAGTCAAGATGCAATAGGTAAATATGTAGCAGAACAACTAAATGCCGCGGAGAGAATGGATATTATAGACAATGAAATGAATGGTGCTGAAGTAATTTCTTCTCCTGAAATCAGAATTTCACCTTCAGTAGACAATGTTAAAGTTGCCCGTCTAGCACCAAaaatacaacttaaaaaaatgaaagcTGAGGCAGCACAATTACGAGAATTAGAAAAGTTTAATGTGGATAAATCAAAAGATGATTTGATTACTACTTTTAACTTGACAGATTTTTCTGAAAATGTGACTGGCAATGTTACAGAACGTAATGTCGAAATTCTAAATTCGGAAAATGATACCAAAAGCGATGTTAACTGCACCAGTAAACATGATGAAAACAATGATAAAGATTCTATAAATTCTGATCTTGACTCTATAAATGAAATAGATAAAACAGAGGAAAAGATTATCGATCATAATACTATTGAAGatcttaaaaaagaaattaacaatGACAAAAAAGATACTTTACTGGTAACCATATCGGAAAGTTCAAATAAGAAGGATATTGaaccaattataaaatttccagATAGTAATCTTCAAAAACCTTATGAACCTTTTATGAACGAATCTACCGCATCTGCCGTTGATGCATTATTAAGTGTTTCTCGAGAAGCTGATAGAGTAACGAAGGTAATAAGTGATGATCCTCCTGAagatttatttgaagatgataTAAAAGACAATAATATTTCGAATAATGTAAATGGTTACAACGAAATAGATTACAAAGGCGATAAAATAGATGAACAGCATGAGGAATTACATAAGTCATCTaatatagaagataaaaatCGCCGAACCGAAAATATAACCATTGAGACACAACAAGAAATTGTTGGTAAAGTATCGAAAAATGTACAAGATGAAGTTGATATTTCAGAGCCTTCAAACAGTAAAAGTGTGGAGAtcgaaaaaaatactactaatgAAGTTAAGATTAGTGAATTACTATCTAACCATGATTGCAACTTAGAAGTTGAATCAAATGAAACTAGTGACACTTTCCCTATTGAAAATACTCCATCTGAATCAGATTTACAAGTAGCAGAAGCTCTTATAAATTTACCAACAACAACTCTGAATAAAGTGCCAATTAAAAGTCATAATGAAGATGGAACGCTAGACACATCATTAAAAGATAGCCCCATTCATAATAAAGAAGAATTAAATTTGCAGAAAGATGATACTGTTGCTATAGCTGACATAAGTAATTCTGCGAATATAGTAGTTCCACCAGCTGTTCTCATTGcttcaaataatgaaaatattaattcacgTTTTGAGACAGAACaagaaaaatgtgaaaatttaaatgCAGCACAATCATTAGTGCAGATGTCTGAAACGATTGACCACAATATAAAAATTCCCGACATAGATTTACCAAAAAAAGTAAGTGTGAAAGTCAACGAGGATGAATTAAAAGTAAGCTCTTTAGATgtagaacaaaataattcaacaaaTGATTGCAAATTAGATCTTGTGACAGCTCGTAAAACTCcagaattagaaaataattcatCAAAGCTATTGAGAATCTTAGAGGAACCATGCTTACCTAAATTAACTACAGCGAAAAAAACCatcacaaaacaaattattgttcctggaaaagaaaaaaatttgaatttcgatgTCGGAAAGTCGCCTATAAAATCCAAACCAGAATCtcctaaacaaaaaataattatacgccGTACTACAcctaataaaaatctattaaataatatcactgaAGTTACTacacctgataaaattatattatctcgTTCGAACAAGACTACACAAGATGGATCTTCGGTCCAAACATATACAATTCAAACAACAACAGATTCACAAACTGTTGGagatacaaatacaattataattcaacCGAAAATCCGTAAAATAACGAAGCCGGTATCGAAATTGCAGAAAATAAAACCTCATCAAAATTCACTTGTAAGTGAAAATAAAACCGTGCAGATAACCAAGAGTAAAGAAGAAGCTTTGTTTGATATAAATTCGATGCCTATAGTAATTTCTGACGATATTTTAACCCCAGAAAATATCGAGAAAATGCCAATAGTGATGTCAGACGgtaatataatcacaaattcTAGTAATCCGCCTAAACTTGTAAAAACGAAACCAACAGTAGTTGAAAATGAGAAACATCCTATTAGTACAGTGACACCGAAAGCTGAAATCAAAACATTACTTATGAATCCAAATAATGAAGTTACTAAAGTTACAACTCCCAATATCCtttcaaaatcatcaaaattGAGAGGTGCCAAGCCCATGTTAGTGATTGATAAAACAACaggtaaacaaaaaattattatgacaAAATCTGAACCtacaataaaagaaattaaacaacCCCAAACATTGATACAACCAGCCCCTCAAAATACTCCAAAAACAGAAAAGTTTATAATCTTGCCAACGCCGAGTTCGCCTCGTCCAAGTCGAAcacaaaaaattgtaattgaCCCACAAACTGGAAAAGCTCACGTACTTGTTGGAAAAGGACCAGACACTCCCACAACTATAGCTGAAAATAAACCTGTTTCCGCAAAACTTGTACCATCTATTTCAGGTGCTAATACTCCTGGAAATACTGTAATGATTATAACAAATGCTGAAGGAGCTCAGTCAAGAATAGTTTTAACACCAGAACATGAAAAAATTTTGTTTCCCAACAAACAACCAAATTTATCACAACTTAAAACGTTTACACATCGCATTACATCGAATTCTGGATCAGTTCAAAAATCTTTAGTTTCAACAGGGGCGTCTACAAAAACACAAACACGAATTGTGCCCAAACAAAAAAGCGCTATTATAACTTCTAAAGGGCAACTAATAGTAGGGGGACGTATTGCTACAACATCACAAAACATAGCTCCTCTTCCAGAAATAAGGCCAGCACCGAAACGAATATTATCAACAGAACCCAAAAAACTTGTTCAAGCTATACAAAAGAATTCATCAGAacctttgatatttttaaaacaaaaatctggTGCAGTAATGCAGTTAACTGCAGCGCAATTTGAACATTTACAAAGAACTGGTCAAATAATACAGAAAACACCAACACCACcccaagaaaataaaataatagttcaaAAGTCTATTACTATATCTCCTACAGAAACAGTCGTTCCGACTTTACAAAAGCAGAGAGTGAGAAAGCAAATAAGCGAATCCCCAACGCcatcaaaaaaaattaagcatgaGATAGCTATTGCGCCCGCACCAATATCAACAATGCCAGCGCTCGCTCCGTTTTCCAATACAACTGCACCTCCTCAGGTTCCTAACGTTTCCAGTACAACAAATAATGCGTCCGCCTCCACCTTTTCTGATTTAGATAATTTTGAAGAGCTCTTACCATCGACGGCAATTGCTAGACAAGAATCATTGTTAGCACAACCAGAGCTTTCGGCACAGCCTTCTCCTGCTCCTCTTTCTGATGGACAATTGCTGGCAGTACCTGGAGAACACTTTGGAGGACCTACAGGATCGTTTTATCTATGTGTAGAGGAAAATGGAACATTTACAGTTATAGACAATCGGCCGTTAGTTCTTGAAAATAGTCAGCTTGTACCTATGGCTGAACCATTACCAGTAATTGCTCCTCAACCAGAACGTAGAGATATTTTAGAAGCAGCTTTGGCTAACAGTGATGTTTTTCATGCAGAAACTACACGGGATGATGCACCCGACTTTAGAGACCTAAATGCCAATGTGTCAGTTCATTGTCGTGTGTCAGAAACTAGCACAACACTCCACCAACCAATAATGACACCTGTTGAAGTTCCAACAAAAGGTGACAGTGAACCAACGGTGCCTTCTAATTTGGAAGATGGATTAGCTGTTATTGGTGTTACTCCTCAAACCGTACCAACGTCTTTGGAATTACCGATTACAGTTACTGATCCTCGGATAGCGCCGAAGACTACAGATCCACTGAGCAATAATAACTATGGAACATCCTTATTAACCTCACCAAATACAGAAATGACATTTACCACAACAGAAGACACAGATGTCCATGTGGTTGGTCCAATTTCTATGCCTCTACTTACAGACGAAGAGGCCGGCGGAAAATCAATGCCAATTTTAACAGATGATGTTGCTGACAGAACTGTTTCATCCGTAGAATCTACTATAGGTTCCCCCTCGTCAATTGATGTGCGAGAGTCTGAGAATGAGGACAGCGGACAGTGGTCTCGACGACTACTTACGCCTTGTTCTGATACATCTGAAACTTCTGCTGAAATACCCTTACAACCTAACATGCAATTATCCGTAAGCGATTTATCTGAAAACAGCtaa